A single region of the Corticium candelabrum chromosome 15, ooCorCand1.1, whole genome shotgun sequence genome encodes:
- the LOC134191398 gene encoding uncharacterized protein LOC134191398: MKGFATVKRPRDLFMIFVIFALFSVSLYTSVLVVFFESDKRIVLSTDYRPQRRWQELTHLQSLITDLHGELSEALAERDGLENQLKEIGGSQVVRPIRNRVSSRLRNGPLLGCSHIDAIRIVSTVAVGSAKVVQRGLFGAKEVLVKSVKSNGQMVRNCGERMSVAECVMLGRYRLLREISMLIDLRNENVVEIIGRCVRASDDSSDVNSQNVLLATEYGKSVSIDQLQLLPLKQRLELSANLLNLLSFLSRSPIGSVRIEPFDLTQFRMIGDRLKLTHVDSVTSSEPSCQIDNDCIISSLVSWQSACHNFVCTGYNLLSNLKGAYSNMLTPLLLVNQELNKEQSREITNLLNSLLSERNMSLSFVSNSLRNIYLVEEQKEREEDEAADRMSLFNDLNTTNYQQKEAARIEKARNQDTNKKEETSDINDGYNEIIDVDFPGMYDYNCRRTRAKWGCVLAVNGLPDAKHKCDRDAICKAFVMVPHHSRTGWSVAFLKNGTTGYVRHEGTNVYIKQDGVASRMYTGNRSISSQRNDVFALKETRSKDAVGNVTRFGATSCDIDDIMRSQLKVRIEREYRLMQDLGWPGMTDTSWITLLRTGIVNVADQSKVPDDSNGGNVLVTVSGDHIEKAWFKVEPGTYSKRRHIAHVAFFYLDRLLGMYQTVPTTGRVFSLQEMQHGHFSSIQSEVKRRFSTLLNHDGTLGGSMSAWVEQEVSVKTKLSVSPNLELAWAISPLTQQQKNDLEYLIVMWFGRLNQTPDQFLSTNGRMVHLDGQLALQQSAVEVLPYFNVCQFPRHLVELLKYLEKHEENGCKLSKQLSNMLQSDPLRLLPDDFEKQSADSSLSKLDEDVDMFLNVVEKCVSRFGESIALYD; encoded by the exons ATGAAAGGCTTTGCCACAGTCAAGCGGCCGCGGGATCTTTTTATGATATTTGTTATATTTGCGCTCTTTTCTGTCTCACTATACACGTCCGTTCTGGTGGTTTTCTTCGAATCCGACAAGCGAATCGTCCTCTCGACCGATTACCGCCCTCAGAGGCGATGGCAGGAGCTGACACACCTCCAGAGTCTTATCACCGACCTTCACGGCGAATTAAGTGAAGCTTTGGCGGAAAGAGACGGTCTTGAGAATCAGCTGAAAGAAATTGGCGGGAGCCAAGTTGTTCGACCAATCAGAAACCGCGTGTCTTCTCGATTGAGAAATGGACCTCTGCTGGGGTGTTCTCATATTGATGCGATCCGGATTGTTAGTACGGTGGCTGTCGGGTCGGCGAAGGTTGTGCAGAGAGGTTTGTTCGGCGCGAAAGAGGTTCTCGTGAAGAGTGTGAAGAGTAATGGACAGATGGTGAGAAATTGTGGTGAAAGGATGAGTGTTGCGGAATGTGTCATGCTGGGAAGATACAGATTGCTGAGGGAAATATCGATGTTGATCGATTTGAGAAATGAGAACGTTGTGGag ATAATTGGTCGATGTGTTCGAGCATCCGACGACAGTTCAGATGTAAATAGTCAAAACGTACTACTTGCAACAGAATATGGCAAATCTGTTTCAATAGATCAATTACAATTACTTCCATTGAAACAGAGACTAGAA TTGAGTGCGAATCTTCTCAACTTACTCTCATTTTTAAGTCGCTCTCCAATCGGTTCGGTACGTATCGAACCATTCGATTTAACCCAGTTTCGAATGATTGGCGATCGATTAAAATTAACACACGTGGACAGTGTGACATCAAGTGAACCATCTTGTCAGATCGACAACGACTGCATCATCTCAAGTCTCGTTTCATGGCAGTCTGCATGCCACAACTTTGTCTGCACCGGCTACAACTTATTATCGAATCTCAAAGGCGCATACAGCAACATGTTGACGCCTCTTTTACTTGTCAATCAAGAACTGAACAAGGAGCAAAGTCGTGAAATAACAAACTTACTAAACTCGCTTTTGTCGGAGAGAAACATGAGTCTATCGTTTGTGTCCAATAGTCTACGAAATATTTATCTCGTCGAAGAGCAAAAGGAGAGAGAAGAGGACGAAGCCGCAGACAGAATGTCACTCTTTAATGATCTCAACACAACGAATTACCAACAGAAAGAAGCAGCACGAATCGAAAAAGCACGAAATCAAGACACGaacaagaaggaagaaacgaGCGATATCAACGATGGCTACAACGAGATTATTGACGTCGATTTTCCGGGAATGTACGACTATAATTGCCGTCGAACTCGTGCGAAATGGGGCTGCGTGTTGGCCGTCAACGGCTTGCCGGATGCCAAACACAAGTGCGACAGAGACGCGATATGCAAGGCATTTGTTATGGTGCCTCATCATTCTCGTACCGGTTGGTCGGTCGCATTTCTTAAGAACGGCACGACGGGATACGTGAGGCACGAGGGCACGAACGTTTACATTAAACAGGATGGAGTCGCCTCGCGCATGTACACCGGCAATCGGTCTATTTCGAGTCAGAGGAACGACGTGTTTGCGTTGAAGGAGACACGCAGCAAGGATGCTGTTGGTAATGTGACTCGTTTTGGTGCAACGAGTTGTGATATTG ATGATATTATGAGGTCACAACTCAAAGTGAGGATTGAACGTGAGTATCGTCTAATGCAAGATCTGGGCTGGCCAGGCATGACAGACACATCGTGGATAACTCTCTTACGCACTGGGATAGTGAATGTTGCGGATCAGAGCAAAGTTCCTGATGACTCGAATGGTGGCAACGTACTCGTCACAGTGTCAGGAGATCACATAGAGAAAGCTTGGTTTAAG GTTGAACCTGGCACTTATTCCAAACGAAGACACATAGCTCACGTCGCTTTTTTCTACCTCGATCGTCTCCTGGGT ATGTACCAGACAGTGCCGACGACGGGTCGAGTCTTTTCCCTCCAGGAAATGCAACACGgtcacttctcgtctattcaGAGTGAAGTGAAGAGACGGTTTAGTACTCTATTGAATCATGATGGAACACTAGGTGGTTCCATGTCGGCTTGGGTCGAGCAAGAAGTGAGCGTCAAGACAAAGCTATCCGTGTCACCCAATTTAGAACTTGCATGGGCCATCTCACCActcacacaacaacagaagaaTGATTTGGAGTATCTTATTGTCATGTGGTTTGGAAGGCTCAATCAAACACCAGACCAGTTTCTTAGTACAAACG GACGGATGGTGCATCTAGATGGGCAGTTGGCACTGCAACAATCTGCTGTCGAAGTCTTACCCTACTTCAACGTTTGCCAGTTTCCTCGTCATCTCGTCGAGTTGCTTAAGTATTTAGAGAAACACGAAGAAAACGGATGCAAACTGAGCAAACAG TTGTCTAACATGCTGCAGTCTGATCCTCTACGTTTACTACCAGATGATTTTGAGAAACAATCTGCCGACTCGTCTCTCTCCAAATTGGATGAAGATGTAGACATGTTTCTCAATGTTGTAGAGAAATGTGTCAGTCGGTTTGGAGAATCGATTGCTTTATACGACTAA
- the LOC134191077 gene encoding ankyrin repeat domain-containing protein 29-like: MGNEISRQEMELFEAVKRGDIESVTRLLDMQVDINRHYFFGNTLLIQACRNKEKEIVELLLSKSADVNVTGWDGETALIVSIIIGSQDIVDLLLTVKDINVMKKSGLDGWTAIHYAAMHNHVTIVERLLCCSVPVDINDNAGCTPLWLAARYGHVCCVDVLLKHGASPQHESELGSSPLEIAKQYGHSDGVEMMEEAIRLRSRVYVERDVSIMRHQYEEKIAELQSEVEKKTEELRQSSLVHESEVMKLTNMIQQKEKEIRRLRMSAADRVGERQGAPEAWLLMQPPGDVIRAVVALAGDQWSDVGFELGYRMSELPTVTLSASLPSSKLNVILRRKADAVGTSNVVGIILSACRRIPLPICAATIRDEVVRHQERLKTQNGGQ, encoded by the exons ATGGGAAATGAAATCAGTAGACAg GAAATGGAATTGTTTGAAGCTGTGAAGAGAGGTGATATTGAATCAGTAACGCGTCTTTTGGATATGCAAGTTGACATCAATAGACATTATTTCTTTGgg AACACTCTTCTGATACAAGCGTGTAGGAATAAAGAGAAGGAGATTGTTGAGTTGCTGCTCAGTAAATCAGCAGATGTTAATGTGACTGGCTGG GATGGAGAGACAGCTTTGATTGTATCTATAATTATTGGATCACAAGATATTGTTGATCTATTACTGACTGTCAAAGATATTAATGTGATGAAGAAGAGTGGTTTG gatggatggacagccATCCATTATGCTGCAAtgcataatcacgtgaccattgtagagagacttttgtgttgttctgttcctgttgatatcaatgataatgcTGGTTGTACACCACTGTGGTTGGCTGCCCGTTATGgtcatgtgtgttgtgttgatgttcttctaaaacatggagcgagtccccaacatgagag TGAGTTGGGATCATCACCACTGGAGATTGCCAAGCAATATGGTCACAGTGATGGggttgagatgatggaagaagccataagat TGAGATCTCGTGTCTATGTGGAGAGAGACGTGTCTATCATGAGACATCAATATGAAGAGAAA attgctgaactgcagagtgaagtggagaagaagacagaagaatTAAGACAATCATCCCTGGTCCATGAGAGTGAAGTCATGAAGTTGACAAATATGATCCAACAGAAAGAGAAGGAAATACGACGTCTCAGAATGTCAGCAGCTGATAGA GTTGGTGAACGTCAAGGGGCTCCTGAGGCTTGGTTGTTGATGCAGCCACCAg GAGACGTCATACGTGCTGTTGTTGCTCTGGCTGGTGATCAGTGGAGTGACGTTGGATTTGAGTTGGGATACAGAATGTCTGAACTCCCCACAGTGACATTGTCAGCTTCTTTACCTTCGAGCAAACTAAATGTGATACTGAGGAGAAAGGCTGATGCTGTCGGTACCAGCAATGTTGTTGGTATCATCTTGTCTGCTTGCCGGCGTATTCCCTTGCCAATTTGTGCTGCTACAATAAGAGATGAGGTGGTTAGACATCAAGAGAGACTGAAAACGCAGAACGGTGGACAATAG
- the LOC134190844 gene encoding ankyrin repeat and SOCS box protein 11-like, giving the protein MQFGCTALIVCARIGSEDIIDLLLNVKDINVMKKTNGAGWTAIHYAAMYNHVTIVERLVSCSVPVDINDNDDRTPLWHAARYGRVCCVDVLLKHGASPQHESESEGSPLEIAKKEGHSDVVEMMEEAIRLRSRLYVERDVSIMRHQYEEKIAELQSEVEKMKEELRQSSLDHEIEVTTLRNEIQQKEKEMRRLRMSATDRVGEDQVASEAWLLMQPPGDVMRTVSALACDQWSDVGLELGYTMPELNSLTSSITASHSKLHAILRTKAAAVGTSNVVGIILSACHQLSMPICAAAIRDEVVKRQERLKTQNGGQ; this is encoded by the exons atGCAGTTTGGATGTACAGCTTTGATTGTATGTGCAAGGATTGGATCAGAAGACATCATTGATCTTTTACTGAATGTCAAAGATATTAATGTGATGAAGAAGACTAATGGt GCGGGATGGACAGCCATCCATTATGCTGCAATgtataatcacgtgaccattgtagagagacttgtgtcttgttctgttcctgttgatatcaatgataatgatgatCGTACACCACTGTGGCATGCTGCCCGTTATGgtcgtgtgtgttgtgttgatgttctcctaaaacatggagcgagtccccaacatgagag TGAGAGTGAAGGATCACCACTGGAGATTGCCAAGAAAGAGGGTCACAGTGATGTggttgagatgatggaagaagccataagat TGAGATCTCGTCTCTATGTGGAGAGAGACGTGTCTATCATGAGACATCAATATGAAGAGAAA atTGCTGAACTGCAGAGTGAAGTGGAGAAGATGAAAGAAGAATTAAGACAATCATCCCTGGACCATGAGATTGAAGTGACGACTTTGAGAAACGAAATCCAACagaaagagaaggaaatgCGACGTCTCAGAATGTCAGCAACTGATAGA GTTGGTGAAGATCAAGTGGCTTCTGAAGCTTGGTTGTTAATGCAGCCACCAG GAGATGTCATGCGTACAGTCAGTGCTCTTGCCTGTGATCAGTGGAGTGATGTTGGACTCGAGTTAGGATACACAATGCCTGAACTCAACTCACTCACTTCCTCAATTACTGCATCTCACAGCAAGCTACACGCCATACTGAGAACAAAAGCTGCTGCTGTCGGTACCAGCAATGTTGTTGGTATcatcttgtctgcttgtcatcAGCTTTCCATGCCAATTTGTGCTGCTGCAATAAGAGATGAGGTGGTTAAACGTCAAGAGAGACTGAAAACACAGAACGGTGGACAATAG
- the LOC134191629 gene encoding LOW QUALITY PROTEIN: proteasome subunit beta type-7-like (The sequence of the model RefSeq protein was modified relative to this genomic sequence to represent the inferred CDS: deleted 2 bases in 1 codon) — MACRVLKQYLFQYQGYISAALVLGGVDITGPHLYSIYPHSSTGTLPYVTMESGSLAAMAGFEAHYHPDMEEEDAKLLVRNAIAAGVFNDLGSGTNIDLCVITADKTDYLRPFDEANVKGERQEDYSYKRGTTAVLHERVVPFHLK, encoded by the exons ATGGCGTGTCGTGTGCTCAAGCAGTACCTTTTTCAGTATCAAGGATACATCAGTGCTGCTCTTGTGTTGGGTGGTGTTGATATCACTGGACCTCATCTGTACAGTATTTATCCTCACAGCAGTACAGGCACGTTGCCG TATGTGACGATGGAATCGGGTTCACTTGCTGCGATGGCTGGGTTTGAAGCACATTACCATCCTGACATGGAG GAGGAGGATGCCAAGTTATTGGTACGCAATGCAATAGCAGCCGGAGTTTTCAATGATTTG ggTTCTGGTACCAACATCGACTTGTGTGTTATCACGGCTGACAAGACAGACTACCTCAGACCTTTCGATGAAGCCAATGTGAAAGGAGAGAG ACAAGAAGATTACAGCTATAAGAGAGGAACAACAG CTGTTTTGCATGAGCGTGTCGTTCCTTTCCATTTGAagtga
- the LOC134191627 gene encoding E3 ubiquitin-protein ligase HACE1-like isoform X1, producing the protein MGNQIGRQVERGDIESVTRLLEMGADVNARDLFGYTLLIQACRNNQKEMVEFLLAKSADVNGTNWYGYTALIVSASIGSEDITDLLLNVKDINVMKKDTFQGGTAIHHAAVNNHVTIVERLLCCSGPVDINDNYGHTPLWWAAFDGRVCCVDVLLKHGANPQHESKYGSPLKVAKQRGHSDVVEMMEEAIRLRSRLYVERDVSIMRHQYEETIAELQSEVEKKTEELRQSSLDHEIEVTTLRNEIQQKEKEIRRLRMSAADRVGERQVSPEAWLLMQLPGDVMDAVVALAGDQWSDVALKLGYRMSQLNSITSSIPTPSGKLNAILNRKADSVGTSNVVGIILSACQRIPLPICAAAIREEVVNHRD; encoded by the exons ATGGGAAATCAAATCGGTAGACAg GTGGAGAGAGGTGATATTGAGTCAGTAACGCGTCTTTTGGAGATGGGAGCTGATGTCAATGCACGTGATTTATTTGGG TACACTCTTCTGATACAAGCGTGTAGGAATAATCAGAAGGAAATGGTTGAGTTTCTACTTGCTAAATCAGCAGATGTTAATGGGACTAACTGG TATGGATATACAGCTTTGATTGTATCTGCAAGCATTGGATCAGAAGACATCACTGATCTACTACTGAATGTCAAAGATATTAATGTGATGAAGAAAGATACTTTt CAGGGAGGAACAGCCATCCATCATGCTGCAGTgaataatcacgtgaccattgtagagAGACTTTTGTGTTGTTCTGgtcctgttgatatcaatgataattATGGTCATACACCACTGTGGTGGGCTGCCTTTGATGgtcgtgtgtgttgtgttgatgttctcctaAAACATGGAGCGAATCCCCAACATGAGAG TAAGTATGGATCACCACTGAAGGTTGCCAAGCAACGTGGTCATAGTGATGTggttgagatgatggaagaagccataagat TGAGATCTCGTCTCTATGTGGAGAGAGACGTGTCTATCATGAGACATCAATATGAAGAGACA atTGCTGAACTGCAGAGTGAAGTGgagaaaaagacagaagaatTAAGACAATCATCCCTGGACCATGAGATTGAAGTGACGACTTTGAGAAACGAAATCCAACAGAAAGAGAAGGAAATACGACGTCTCAGAATGTCAGCAGCTGATAGA GTTGGTGAACGTCAAGTTTCTCCTGAGGCTTGGTTGTTGATGCAGCTACCAg GAGATGTCATGGATGCTGTTGTTGCTCTGGCTGGTGATCAGTGGAGTGATGTTGCACTTAAGTTAGGATACAGAAtgtctcaactcaactcaatcaCATCCTCAATTCCTACACCTTCAGGCAAACTAAACGCAATACTGAACAGAAAAGCTGATTCTGTGGGTACCAGCAATGTTGTTGGTATCATCTTGTCTGCTTGCCAGCGTATTCCTCTGCCAATTTGTGCTGCTGCAATAAGAGAGGAGGTGGTTAATCATCGAGACTGA
- the LOC134191627 gene encoding serine/threonine-protein phosphatase 6 regulatory ankyrin repeat subunit B-like isoform X2: protein MGNQIGRQVERGDIESVTRLLEMGADVNARDLFGYTLLIQACRNNQKEMVEFLLAKSADVNGTNWYGYTALIVSASIGSEDITDLLLNVKDINVMKKDTFGGTAIHHAAVNNHVTIVERLLCCSGPVDINDNYGHTPLWWAAFDGRVCCVDVLLKHGANPQHESKYGSPLKVAKQRGHSDVVEMMEEAIRLRSRLYVERDVSIMRHQYEETIAELQSEVEKKTEELRQSSLDHEIEVTTLRNEIQQKEKEIRRLRMSAADRVGERQVSPEAWLLMQLPGDVMDAVVALAGDQWSDVALKLGYRMSQLNSITSSIPTPSGKLNAILNRKADSVGTSNVVGIILSACQRIPLPICAAAIREEVVNHRD from the exons ATGGGAAATCAAATCGGTAGACAg GTGGAGAGAGGTGATATTGAGTCAGTAACGCGTCTTTTGGAGATGGGAGCTGATGTCAATGCACGTGATTTATTTGGG TACACTCTTCTGATACAAGCGTGTAGGAATAATCAGAAGGAAATGGTTGAGTTTCTACTTGCTAAATCAGCAGATGTTAATGGGACTAACTGG TATGGATATACAGCTTTGATTGTATCTGCAAGCATTGGATCAGAAGACATCACTGATCTACTACTGAATGTCAAAGATATTAATGTGATGAAGAAAGATACTTTt GGAGGAACAGCCATCCATCATGCTGCAGTgaataatcacgtgaccattgtagagAGACTTTTGTGTTGTTCTGgtcctgttgatatcaatgataattATGGTCATACACCACTGTGGTGGGCTGCCTTTGATGgtcgtgtgtgttgtgttgatgttctcctaAAACATGGAGCGAATCCCCAACATGAGAG TAAGTATGGATCACCACTGAAGGTTGCCAAGCAACGTGGTCATAGTGATGTggttgagatgatggaagaagccataagat TGAGATCTCGTCTCTATGTGGAGAGAGACGTGTCTATCATGAGACATCAATATGAAGAGACA atTGCTGAACTGCAGAGTGAAGTGgagaaaaagacagaagaatTAAGACAATCATCCCTGGACCATGAGATTGAAGTGACGACTTTGAGAAACGAAATCCAACAGAAAGAGAAGGAAATACGACGTCTCAGAATGTCAGCAGCTGATAGA GTTGGTGAACGTCAAGTTTCTCCTGAGGCTTGGTTGTTGATGCAGCTACCAg GAGATGTCATGGATGCTGTTGTTGCTCTGGCTGGTGATCAGTGGAGTGATGTTGCACTTAAGTTAGGATACAGAAtgtctcaactcaactcaatcaCATCCTCAATTCCTACACCTTCAGGCAAACTAAACGCAATACTGAACAGAAAAGCTGATTCTGTGGGTACCAGCAATGTTGTTGGTATCATCTTGTCTGCTTGCCAGCGTATTCCTCTGCCAATTTGTGCTGCTGCAATAAGAGAGGAGGTGGTTAATCATCGAGACTGA
- the LOC134191627 gene encoding serine/threonine-protein phosphatase 6 regulatory ankyrin repeat subunit B-like isoform X3, which produces MGADVNARDLFGYTLLIQACRNNQKEMVEFLLAKSADVNGTNWYGYTALIVSASIGSEDITDLLLNVKDINVMKKDTFQGGTAIHHAAVNNHVTIVERLLCCSGPVDINDNYGHTPLWWAAFDGRVCCVDVLLKHGANPQHESKYGSPLKVAKQRGHSDVVEMMEEAIRLRSRLYVERDVSIMRHQYEETIAELQSEVEKKTEELRQSSLDHEIEVTTLRNEIQQKEKEIRRLRMSAADRVGERQVSPEAWLLMQLPGDVMDAVVALAGDQWSDVALKLGYRMSQLNSITSSIPTPSGKLNAILNRKADSVGTSNVVGIILSACQRIPLPICAAAIREEVVNHRD; this is translated from the exons ATGGGAGCTGATGTCAATGCACGTGATTTATTTGGG TACACTCTTCTGATACAAGCGTGTAGGAATAATCAGAAGGAAATGGTTGAGTTTCTACTTGCTAAATCAGCAGATGTTAATGGGACTAACTGG TATGGATATACAGCTTTGATTGTATCTGCAAGCATTGGATCAGAAGACATCACTGATCTACTACTGAATGTCAAAGATATTAATGTGATGAAGAAAGATACTTTt CAGGGAGGAACAGCCATCCATCATGCTGCAGTgaataatcacgtgaccattgtagagAGACTTTTGTGTTGTTCTGgtcctgttgatatcaatgataattATGGTCATACACCACTGTGGTGGGCTGCCTTTGATGgtcgtgtgtgttgtgttgatgttctcctaAAACATGGAGCGAATCCCCAACATGAGAG TAAGTATGGATCACCACTGAAGGTTGCCAAGCAACGTGGTCATAGTGATGTggttgagatgatggaagaagccataagat TGAGATCTCGTCTCTATGTGGAGAGAGACGTGTCTATCATGAGACATCAATATGAAGAGACA atTGCTGAACTGCAGAGTGAAGTGgagaaaaagacagaagaatTAAGACAATCATCCCTGGACCATGAGATTGAAGTGACGACTTTGAGAAACGAAATCCAACAGAAAGAGAAGGAAATACGACGTCTCAGAATGTCAGCAGCTGATAGA GTTGGTGAACGTCAAGTTTCTCCTGAGGCTTGGTTGTTGATGCAGCTACCAg GAGATGTCATGGATGCTGTTGTTGCTCTGGCTGGTGATCAGTGGAGTGATGTTGCACTTAAGTTAGGATACAGAAtgtctcaactcaactcaatcaCATCCTCAATTCCTACACCTTCAGGCAAACTAAACGCAATACTGAACAGAAAAGCTGATTCTGTGGGTACCAGCAATGTTGTTGGTATCATCTTGTCTGCTTGCCAGCGTATTCCTCTGCCAATTTGTGCTGCTGCAATAAGAGAGGAGGTGGTTAATCATCGAGACTGA
- the LOC134191628 gene encoding proteasome subunit beta type-7-like, whose product MQGGFAFDLCARNALLEEKGLKAPKPVKTGTTIAGLVFKNGVVLGADTRATEDTIVADKNCSKIHYLASNIYCCGAGTAADTENVTMLTSSQIELHRLNTGRKARVGMACRVLKQYLFQYQGYISAALVLGGVDITGPHLYSIYPHGSTDTLPYVTMGSGSLAAMAVFEAHYHPDMEEEDAKLLVRNAIAAGVFNDLGSGTNIDLCVITADKTDYLRPFDEANVKGERQGDYSYKRGTTAVLHERVVPIPFEVTDEQVRQLGEERMET is encoded by the exons ATGCAGGGAGGCTTTGCGTTCGATTTGTGTGCAAG AAACGCTCTGCTTGAAGAGAAAGGTCTGAAAGCGCCGAAACCAGTGAAAACGGGAACAACAATCGCTGGCCTCGTTTTCAAG AATGGAGTTGTCCTGGGCGCAGACACGCGAGCCACAGAG gATACGATAGTTGCCGATAAGAATTGTAGTAAAATACACTACCTTGCTTCAAATATTTA TTGCTGTGGAGCGGGAACGGCCGCTGATACTGAGAATGTCAccatgttgacgtcatcacaaaTCGAATTACATCGACTGAACACAGGAAGAAAG gCTCGTGTTGGTATGGCGTGTCGTGTGCTCAAGCAGTACCTTTTCCAGTATCAAGGATACATCAGTGCTGCTCTTGTGTTGGGTGGTGTTGATATCACTGGACCTCATCTGTATAGTATTTATCCTCACGGCAGTACAGACACGTTGCCGTATGTGACGATGGGATCGGGTTCACTTGCTGCGATGGCTGTGTTTGAGGCACATTACCATCCTGACATGGAG GAGGAGGATGCCAAGTTATTGGTACGCAATGCGATAGCAGCCGGAGTTTTCAATGATTTG gGTTCTGGTACCAACATTGACTTGTGTGTTATCACGGCTGACAAGACAGACTACCTCAGACCTTTTGATGAAGCCAATGTGAAAGGAGAGAG ACAAGGAGACTACAGCTATAAGAGAGGAACAACAG ctgtTTTGCATGAGCGTGTCGTTCCTATTCCATTTGAAGTGACAGACGAGCAAGTGAGACAGCTGGGAGAGGAACGAATGGAGACATAG